From a single Panthera uncia isolate 11264 unplaced genomic scaffold, Puncia_PCG_1.0 HiC_scaffold_1573, whole genome shotgun sequence genomic region:
- the LOC125917191 gene encoding V-set and transmembrane domain-containing protein 2-like protein, whose product MTARTGEDVEMACSFRGSGSPSYSLEIQWWYVRSHRDWTDKQAWASNQLKASQQEDTGKDATKISVVKVVGSNISHKLRLSRVKPTDEGTYECRVIDFSDGKARHHKVKAYLRVQPGENSVLHLPEAPPAAPAPPPPKPGKELRKRSLDEEACSL is encoded by the exons ATGACTGCACGGACGGGCGAGGACGTGGAGATGGCCTGCTCCTTCCGTGGCAGCGGCTCCCCCTCCTACTCGCTGGAGATCCAGTGGTGGTACGTGCGGAGCCACAGGGACTGGACCGACAAGCAGGCGTGGGCCTCGAACCAG CTAAAAGCATCTCAGCAGGAAGACACAGGGAAGGACGCCACCAAAATAAGT gtGGTCAAGGTGGTAGGCAGCAACATCTCCCACAAACTGCGTCTGTCAAGGGTGAAGCCCACGGACGAAGGCACCTATGAGTGCCGTGTCATCGACTTCAGCGACGGCAAGGCCCGGCACCACAAGGTCAAGGCCTACCTTCGGGTGCAGCCGGGAGAGAACTCGGTCCTGCACCTGCCCGAAGCCCCACCCGCTgcgcccgccccaccccccccaaagcCGGGCAAGGAGCTGCGGAAGCGTTCGTTGGATGAGGAGGCCTGCAGCCTCTAG